In the genome of Actinomadura graeca, one region contains:
- a CDS encoding ABC transporter permease yields the protein MTRLLRWPVRAASLAAALVLWQVLTAADVRLWVRFDRFPGPAEVLREFGRQVEHGQFWQDVAQSLVRILTGFALAAVLGVVLGVATARSRWAGDLLQPLFEVARPIPAIALVPVAILLFPANEQGIVFITFVAAFFPVLVSTRHAVHALPLVWEDALRTLGAGRARVLARVVLPGVLPGVFGGLSIGMGVAWICVISAEMISGDFGVGYRTWQAYTIVDYPGVLVGMAVIGLLGWLTSASVELAGRRLTRWLPREDRS from the coding sequence ATGACCAGGCTCCTGCGCTGGCCGGTGCGGGCGGCGTCCCTCGCCGCGGCGCTCGTGCTGTGGCAGGTCCTCACCGCCGCCGACGTGCGGCTCTGGGTCCGCTTCGACCGTTTCCCCGGCCCCGCCGAGGTCCTGCGCGAGTTCGGGCGGCAGGTCGAGCACGGCCAGTTCTGGCAGGACGTCGCGCAGAGCCTCGTGCGGATCCTCACCGGGTTCGCGCTGGCCGCGGTCCTCGGGGTCGTGCTCGGCGTGGCCACCGCCCGCTCGCGCTGGGCGGGCGACCTGCTCCAGCCGCTGTTCGAGGTGGCCCGCCCGATCCCCGCCATCGCGCTCGTGCCGGTGGCCATCCTGCTGTTCCCCGCGAACGAGCAGGGCATCGTCTTCATCACCTTCGTCGCGGCGTTCTTCCCCGTCCTGGTCAGCACGCGGCACGCGGTGCACGCGCTGCCGCTCGTCTGGGAGGACGCGCTGCGCACGCTCGGCGCGGGCCGGGCGCGGGTGCTGGCGCGCGTCGTGCTGCCGGGGGTGCTGCCCGGCGTGTTCGGCGGCCTGTCGATCGGCATGGGCGTCGCGTGGATCTGCGTGATCTCCGCGGAGATGATCTCCGGTGACTTCGGGGTCGGCTACCGCACCTGGCAGGCGTACACGATCGTCGACTACCCCGGCGTGCTCGTCGGGATGGCGGTCATCGGGCTGCTCGGCTGGCTCACCTCCGCCTCGGTGGAGCTGGCCGGCCGCAGGCTCACCCGGTGGCTGCCGAGGGAGGACCGCTCATGA
- a CDS encoding GntR family transcriptional regulator, whose protein sequence is MTRRDTAAEALTLTDARRLRADRARQVADVLRRQVLDGGFRGGALPAEAELVREFGTSRNTVRAALDLLRAEGLVERCPGVGTLAVAEKYPHGLERLRGLAETLREHGVVTNEVRTTGLIAPSREISSRLALPEGEPVVYIERIRRLDGLPLSLDLTYVSRDLGEPLLAEDLAHNDIFVLLERIAGQPLGRAEVTLEAVNADPHSAATLDAPRGTALLMLERLTHLADGRPVDLEFIRFRGDRITMSGSMSRS, encoded by the coding sequence GTGACCAGGAGAGACACCGCCGCTGAGGCGCTGACACTGACCGACGCGCGGCGGCTGCGTGCCGACCGGGCCCGGCAGGTGGCCGACGTGCTGCGCCGCCAGGTGCTGGACGGCGGGTTCCGCGGCGGCGCCCTTCCCGCCGAGGCCGAGCTCGTCCGCGAGTTCGGCACGTCCCGCAACACCGTCAGGGCCGCGCTGGACCTGCTGCGCGCCGAGGGCCTGGTCGAACGCTGCCCGGGCGTCGGGACGCTCGCGGTCGCCGAGAAATATCCGCACGGGCTGGAACGGCTCCGGGGCCTCGCGGAGACGCTGCGCGAGCACGGGGTGGTCACCAACGAGGTCCGCACGACCGGGCTGATCGCGCCGTCCCGGGAGATCTCGTCGCGGCTGGCGCTGCCGGAGGGGGAGCCGGTCGTCTACATCGAGCGGATCCGGCGGCTCGACGGGCTGCCGCTCTCGCTCGACCTGACCTATGTGTCCCGCGACCTCGGCGAGCCGCTGCTCGCCGAGGACCTCGCCCACAACGACATCTTCGTGCTGCTGGAGCGGATCGCCGGGCAGCCGCTCGGCCGGGCCGAGGTCACGCTGGAGGCCGTCAACGCCGACCCGCACTCCGCCGCGACCCTCGACGCCCCGCGCGGCACCGCGCTGCTGATGCTGGAGCGCCTGACGCACCTCGCGGACGGCCGTCCCGTCGACCTGGAGTTCATCCGGTTCCGCGGCGACCGCATCACGATGAGCGGCTCGATGAGCCGCTCCTGA
- a CDS encoding ABC transporter ATP-binding protein yields the protein MRGRTGQGAWKAVPPRSGRGAVSLRAEGVGLGYGGRTVVAGLDLAVAAGEVLVVVGPSGCGKSTLLRAFAGLLPVVSGRVLADGEPVTGTSADRALVFQDDALLPWRTARRNVELALSLRGVPRPARRAAALGWLERVGLGDAADRLPRELSGGMRQRVQIARTLAARPRAVLMDEPFGALDAQTRAAMQRLLVDVLADTPATVVFVTHDVDEALLLGHRIVVLGAEGVAAEFPVPVSRDRVLAALGAPGARTEREAV from the coding sequence ATGAGGGGCCGGACCGGACAGGGGGCGTGGAAGGCCGTCCCGCCGCGGAGCGGGCGCGGCGCGGTGTCCCTGCGGGCCGAGGGGGTGGGCCTCGGGTACGGCGGCCGCACCGTCGTGGCGGGCCTGGACCTGGCGGTCGCGGCCGGGGAGGTCCTGGTCGTCGTCGGCCCGTCCGGCTGCGGCAAGTCCACGCTGCTGCGGGCGTTCGCCGGGCTGCTCCCGGTGGTGTCCGGGCGCGTCCTCGCCGACGGCGAGCCGGTCACCGGCACCTCCGCCGACCGCGCGCTCGTCTTCCAGGACGACGCGCTGCTGCCCTGGCGGACGGCCCGCCGCAACGTCGAGCTGGCGCTGTCGCTGCGCGGAGTCCCGCGTCCCGCGCGCCGTGCCGCCGCCCTGGGCTGGCTCGAACGGGTCGGGCTCGGCGACGCCGCGGACCGGCTCCCGCGCGAGCTGTCGGGCGGGATGCGGCAGCGCGTCCAGATCGCCCGGACCCTGGCGGCGCGCCCCCGCGCCGTCCTCATGGACGAGCCGTTCGGCGCCCTGGACGCGCAGACCCGCGCGGCGATGCAGCGCCTGCTGGTGGACGTCCTCGCCGACACGCCCGCCACCGTCGTGTTCGTCACGCACGACGTGGACGAGGCGCTGCTGCTCGGCCACCGGATCGTCGTGCTGGGCGCGGAGGGCGTCGCCGCGGAGTTCCCCGTCCCGGTGTCCCGCGACCGGGTCCTCGCGGCGCTGGGCGCGCCCGGGGCGCGCACCGAGAGGGAGGCGGTCTGA
- a CDS encoding 4Fe-4S dicluster domain-containing protein: MSLVDHRADVPVTVDEALCIDGCTLCIDVCPLDALAVHPETGKAYMHVDECWYCGPCADRCPTGAVTVNMPYLLR; the protein is encoded by the coding sequence ATGTCCCTTGTGGACCACCGCGCCGACGTCCCCGTGACCGTGGACGAGGCCCTCTGCATCGACGGCTGCACGCTGTGCATCGACGTCTGCCCGCTCGACGCGCTCGCCGTCCACCCCGAGACCGGCAAGGCGTACATGCACGTGGACGAGTGCTGGTACTGCGGCCCGTGCGCCGACCGGTGTCCCACCGGTGCCGTGACCGTGAACATGCCGTACCTGCTGCGCTAA
- the lpdA gene encoding dihydrolipoyl dehydrogenase: MANSGPFDIVVLGAGSGGYACALRAAELGKSVALVERDESLGGTCLNRGCIPTKALLHAAEVADQTREAARFGVKAAFEGIDVAGVNAYKDKVVSTTVKGLTGLIKSRGIEVVHGTGRLTGPTTVEVTTGDGRVRALEGAHIVLGTGSAPKSLPGLDIDGERVISSDHALRLEHVPGSVVILGGGVIGVEFASVWRSFGAEVTIVEALPHLLPLEEESSSKRLERAFRKRGIKYELGTRFESAKPTQGGVSVTLEGGTTIDAEILLVAVGRGPVSDGIGLAEAGVETERGFVKVDEFCRTSVPTISAVGDLIPTPQLAHVGFAEGILVAERLGGLTPPPIDYDGVPRITYSDPEVASVGITTAVARERGYEVKEVTYDLAGNPKSKILGTQGEVKVIAAVDGPVLGLHMVGARVGELIAEGQLIYNWEALPGEVAQLIHPHPTQSEAVGEAHLALAGKPLHVHG; this comes from the coding sequence GTGGCCAACAGCGGCCCCTTCGACATCGTCGTCCTCGGTGCCGGCAGCGGCGGGTACGCGTGCGCGCTGCGCGCCGCCGAGCTCGGCAAATCGGTCGCGCTCGTCGAGCGGGACGAGTCCCTCGGCGGCACCTGCCTCAACCGCGGCTGCATCCCCACCAAGGCCCTCCTGCACGCGGCCGAGGTCGCCGACCAGACCCGCGAGGCCGCGAGGTTCGGCGTGAAGGCGGCGTTCGAGGGCATCGACGTCGCGGGCGTCAACGCCTACAAGGACAAGGTCGTCTCGACGACCGTCAAGGGCCTCACCGGGCTGATCAAGTCCCGGGGCATCGAGGTCGTGCACGGCACCGGCCGCCTCACCGGCCCCACCACCGTCGAGGTCACGACCGGCGACGGGCGGGTCCGGGCGCTGGAGGGCGCCCACATCGTCCTCGGGACGGGCTCGGCGCCCAAGTCGCTGCCCGGCCTGGACATCGACGGCGAGCGCGTCATCTCCAGCGACCACGCGCTGCGCCTGGAGCACGTCCCCGGCTCCGTGGTCATCCTCGGCGGCGGCGTGATCGGCGTGGAGTTCGCCAGCGTCTGGCGCTCGTTCGGCGCCGAGGTCACGATCGTCGAGGCGCTCCCCCACCTGCTGCCGCTGGAGGAGGAGTCCAGCTCCAAGCGGCTGGAGCGGGCGTTCCGCAAGCGCGGCATCAAATACGAGCTCGGCACGCGCTTCGAGAGCGCCAAGCCCACCCAGGGCGGCGTGTCGGTCACCCTGGAGGGCGGCACGACCATCGACGCGGAGATCCTGCTGGTCGCCGTCGGCCGCGGCCCGGTCTCCGACGGCATCGGCCTGGCCGAGGCGGGCGTGGAGACCGAGCGCGGCTTCGTCAAGGTCGACGAGTTCTGCCGGACGAGCGTCCCCACGATCTCGGCGGTCGGCGACCTGATCCCGACGCCGCAGCTGGCCCACGTCGGCTTCGCCGAGGGCATCCTCGTCGCCGAGCGGCTCGGCGGGCTCACCCCGCCCCCGATCGACTACGACGGCGTGCCCCGCATCACCTACTCCGACCCCGAGGTCGCGTCGGTGGGCATCACCACCGCCGTCGCCCGGGAGCGCGGTTACGAGGTCAAGGAGGTCACCTACGACCTGGCCGGCAACCCCAAGAGCAAGATCCTGGGGACGCAGGGCGAGGTCAAGGTGATCGCCGCAGTGGACGGCCCCGTCCTTGGCCTGCACATGGTCGGCGCACGCGTCGGCGAGCTCATCGCGGAGGGTCAGCTCATCTACAACTGGGAGGCGTTGCCCGGCGAGGTCGCCCAGCTGATCCACCCCCACCCGACCCAGTCCGAGGCGGTCGGCGAGGCGCATCTCGCGCTCGCCGGCAAGCCACTGCACGTGCACGGCTGA
- a CDS encoding leucyl aminopeptidase: protein MTSISLDSAAPATLDVDAIVIGVSPAEAGAVPAAGAEGLDKALDGRLADALRALGATGKAGEVVKLPTLGAVPATVIVAAGLGERPAAEDLRRAAGAALRALAGSTRVAVALPAASSGEVEAVALGALLGNYSFDAFRTGDGRKTPAEEIRLLAPASEEDAVGRARILAASINLVRDLVNTPPSHLSPEDLAGEAERVAGEAGLDVEVLDERALVEGGYGGIAGVGQGSVNPPRLVRLAYSHPEASKTLALVGKGITFDSGGLSLKPSEAMDWMKSDMGGAGAVLGALQAIAGLRPKVNVVGYLAIAENMPSGTAQRPSDVLRIYGGKTVEVLNTDAEGRLVMADAIVRAGEDSPDLLVDVATLTGAQLVALGTRTTGVMANDDAVREKVVAAAGRAGEASWGMPLPAELRKGLDSAVADIANISGERWGGMLVAGVFLQEFVPDGVKWAHLDIAGPSFHKGEPYGYTPKGGTGAATRTLVQIAEDLADGTL, encoded by the coding sequence GTGACGAGCATCAGCCTTGACAGCGCAGCCCCGGCCACACTCGACGTCGACGCGATCGTGATCGGCGTCTCCCCAGCCGAGGCGGGCGCCGTCCCGGCCGCCGGTGCCGAGGGCCTCGACAAGGCCCTGGACGGGCGGCTCGCGGACGCGCTGCGCGCGCTCGGCGCCACCGGCAAGGCCGGCGAGGTCGTCAAGCTCCCCACCCTCGGCGCCGTCCCCGCGACGGTGATCGTGGCCGCCGGGCTCGGCGAGCGCCCCGCCGCCGAGGACCTGCGCCGCGCCGCCGGAGCCGCCCTGCGCGCGCTCGCCGGCAGCACCCGGGTCGCCGTCGCGCTCCCCGCCGCCTCCTCCGGCGAGGTCGAGGCCGTCGCCCTCGGCGCCCTGCTCGGCAACTACTCCTTCGACGCCTTCCGCACCGGCGACGGGCGCAAGACGCCCGCCGAGGAGATCCGGTTGCTGGCCCCCGCCTCCGAAGAGGACGCCGTCGGCCGCGCGCGGATCCTCGCGGCCTCGATCAACCTCGTCCGCGACCTCGTCAACACCCCGCCCTCCCACCTGTCCCCCGAGGACCTCGCCGGCGAGGCCGAGCGGGTCGCCGGGGAGGCGGGCCTGGACGTCGAGGTGCTCGACGAGCGGGCCCTGGTGGAGGGCGGCTACGGCGGCATCGCGGGCGTCGGGCAGGGCTCGGTCAACCCGCCGCGCCTCGTCCGGCTCGCCTACTCCCACCCCGAGGCGTCCAAGACCCTCGCGCTGGTCGGCAAGGGCATCACCTTCGACTCCGGCGGCCTGTCGCTCAAGCCCTCCGAGGCCATGGACTGGATGAAGTCCGACATGGGCGGCGCGGGCGCGGTGCTCGGCGCGCTCCAGGCCATCGCCGGGCTCCGCCCCAAGGTCAACGTCGTCGGCTACCTGGCCATCGCCGAGAACATGCCGAGCGGCACCGCGCAGCGCCCGTCGGACGTGCTGCGCATCTACGGCGGCAAGACCGTCGAGGTCCTCAACACCGACGCCGAGGGCCGCCTCGTCATGGCCGACGCCATCGTCCGCGCCGGCGAGGACTCCCCCGACCTGCTGGTGGACGTGGCGACGCTGACCGGCGCGCAGCTCGTCGCGCTCGGCACCCGGACCACCGGGGTCATGGCCAACGACGACGCCGTCCGTGAGAAGGTGGTCGCGGCGGCCGGCCGCGCGGGGGAGGCGTCCTGGGGCATGCCGCTGCCCGCGGAACTGCGCAAGGGCCTGGACTCCGCGGTCGCCGACATCGCCAACATCAGCGGCGAGCGCTGGGGCGGCATGCTGGTGGCCGGGGTCTTCCTCCAGGAGTTCGTGCCCGACGGCGTGAAGTGGGCGCACCTCGACATCGCCGGCCCGTCCTTCCACAAGGGCGAGCCGTACGGGTACACCCCGAAGGGCGGCACGGGCGCGGCCACCCGCACGCTCGTCCAGATCGCCGAGGACCTCGCCGACGGAACCCTTTAG
- a CDS encoding ABC transporter substrate-binding protein translates to MNRTLAAGAALVPLLAGCTVAGNASGGGAGQIVVGYQSKTINTVTAGTLLRSRGFFEKRLKELGGPDGKKYSVVWRDYDTGAPITAQMLAGKIDIGSMGDYPLLINGSRSQAQGPDAETEWVSVTGYNLRGSLNGVVVPHDSKAKTLRDLKGKTVSASVGSAGHGTFVQAVRKYGLDPAKDLKVENQQPTVGASALQAGSVAALAQFVAWPGLLVDKGQARLLYDGGDLGVPTFHGVVVRKRYARENEKIVQAFLRAQIDATAYLHARPVEAAESVASSTGLPVETVYLYNGAGGVATFDPTIKKPLRDAFVQDVPFLKSIGVIQTPLKVDPFVNDAYIRKAVGPSYDGAAASTANPAAITGTDGVCKKKVDDPATAGEVWVQGEPATRPVADPVCLLRNVRALKGEGKQLRAVYIPDTAAGTRWFADKDVWVEDPSAAAEKRFKPFATREGAEKYVSAHSGAKVVTYDEAVRRA, encoded by the coding sequence ATGAACAGAACACTGGCGGCCGGAGCCGCCCTGGTACCGCTCCTGGCCGGCTGCACCGTCGCGGGCAACGCCTCCGGCGGCGGCGCCGGCCAGATCGTCGTGGGGTACCAGTCCAAGACGATCAACACGGTCACCGCCGGGACCCTCCTGCGCTCGCGGGGCTTCTTCGAGAAGCGGCTGAAGGAGCTGGGCGGGCCGGACGGGAAGAAGTACTCGGTCGTGTGGCGCGACTACGACACCGGCGCCCCCATCACCGCGCAGATGCTCGCCGGGAAGATCGACATCGGCTCGATGGGCGACTACCCGCTGCTGATCAACGGGTCGCGGTCGCAGGCGCAGGGGCCCGACGCCGAGACCGAGTGGGTGTCGGTGACCGGCTACAACCTGCGGGGTTCGCTGAACGGCGTCGTCGTCCCCCACGACTCCAAGGCCAAGACGCTGCGCGACCTGAAAGGCAAGACCGTGTCGGCGAGCGTCGGGTCCGCCGGGCACGGGACGTTCGTCCAGGCCGTGCGCAAGTACGGCCTCGACCCGGCCAAGGACCTCAAGGTCGAGAACCAGCAGCCCACGGTGGGCGCGTCGGCGCTCCAGGCGGGGAGCGTGGCCGCTCTCGCCCAGTTCGTCGCCTGGCCCGGGCTGTTGGTGGACAAGGGGCAGGCCAGGCTGCTGTACGACGGCGGCGACCTCGGCGTGCCGACGTTCCACGGGGTCGTCGTCCGCAAGCGGTACGCGCGGGAGAACGAGAAGATCGTCCAGGCGTTCCTGCGCGCGCAGATCGACGCGACCGCCTACCTGCACGCCCGTCCCGTGGAGGCCGCCGAGTCGGTGGCGTCCAGCACGGGGCTGCCGGTGGAGACGGTCTACCTCTACAACGGCGCGGGCGGTGTCGCGACGTTCGACCCGACCATCAAGAAGCCGCTGAGGGACGCGTTCGTCCAGGACGTCCCCTTCCTGAAGTCGATCGGCGTCATCCAGACGCCGCTGAAGGTCGACCCCTTCGTCAACGACGCCTACATCAGGAAGGCCGTGGGCCCTTCTTACGACGGCGCCGCCGCGTCCACGGCGAACCCTGCCGCCATCACCGGCACCGACGGGGTCTGCAAGAAGAAGGTGGACGACCCCGCCACTGCGGGCGAGGTGTGGGTGCAGGGCGAGCCTGCGACGCGTCCCGTCGCCGATCCCGTCTGCCTGCTGCGGAACGTGCGCGCGCTCAAGGGCGAGGGCAAGCAGCTCCGGGCCGTCTACATCCCCGACACCGCGGCCGGGACGCGCTGGTTCGCCGACAAGGACGTCTGGGTGGAGGACCCGTCCGCCGCCGCGGAGAAGAGGTTCAAGCCCTTCGCCACGCGGGAGGGCGCGGAGAAGTACGTGTCCGCCCACTCGGGTGCCAAGGTCGTCACCTACGACGAGGCGGTGCGACGCGCATGA